The genomic DNA TTCCTACCTATGAATTATTTACTTTAGTGGTTACATTTTGTTCATCAGTGTTgacaatttcaaaaaaactttcACCTGCCAATGTGTTTCTTTTGATAATGATGAAGATCAGACTTTATTTACTGAAACAAGATTTGGCTTACAGATTTAACATATCTGCATCTGCTGTTTCTAACCTGTTAAATGCTGGCGTGCCTGCAGTGACACAAAAACTGTCTTTTTTAGTTAGATGGCCAGCTAAGGAGGAAGTTATTCGAACATTACCTTCCGTTTTTAAACCCTCCTTCAGAAAATGTAGAGTGATTATAGACTGCACTGAAGTTTTCTGTGAACGAGCACGAAACTTGACATTACGAGCTTTAACATGGTCCAACTATAAGCATCACAATTAATACAGTTAAGATACTAGTTGGGATCTCCCCCACTGGTGCTGTATCTTTCATTTCTAATTCTTTTGGGGCAAGGGCATCTGACAAACTAATAACACAGAAATCTGGTTTTCTTAACAACCTGGATTATGGAGACCAAGTTCTTGCTGACAGGGGCTTCTTAATTGAAGAAGAATTGGCATCCAGGGGAGCAACACTTGCTATTCATAATTTTACAAAAGGAGTCAAACAATTAGGCATGAAAAATGTAGAGGAGTCTAGAAGACTAGCAAGGGTGCGAATTCATGTTGAAAGAATGATGGAACGTCTCaagaattttaaaatacttGCTGGAATATTACCACTTTCCCTTGCTCCTCATATTGCTGCTGTTTCTAATTTACAACCttctttaataaaataaatgtacatgtattctgaTGCCTGGGGCATCAATACATTGTAACTTTTATTAACAAAATGGATTGTATAGCTCTGATAGCATCCATAAGCATTGCATAACAGactaattatttaaaaaatcaCTGTATATAACTTTAATTAAACAGGTTGTGTAGGATAAGCTTGTCGTTTGACATAAAGGTTACTTAACAATGAGttgctttgtttatttgcattTCTTATACTTAAAAATAATGTGTCACTAATGataataaagttattaaaaTGTTGTTTTGCCTTAAGGTGGTTACCAAATTATCAAACACTGATTAACTAGTATTTACTGATGACCATGCTAGTCTGAATATTAGTTGATCAATTAATTGATCACTAGGAGGATACATGAAGGAGTGTAAGAAGAGTGGTCAACTTTCTAATCCTCATCTTCACAATGTGGACAATACCACTTTCCTTTTAGTTTCCTGCGGATGTGGACACAGGCATAGTGAAACCATACAATATCAAATGTTGGATTGTCACAAGCGATCATTTTTCCATATTCTGGCTGGTTACAGATACAGTACAAATGCTCCTCATCTTGCTCACTGCTTTCatctcccatttctgaaatttcCATCTTCCTTGTAGGGATCTCTGGAAGTATtacatttaaaaagaaactgtCCAGTTTGGTAAGGGAGTGTTCTATGAAATACTTGTTTAAAGGGATTCCCTCCACAATGTGCAAATCTGATGCCTCCACATGTCCATCCTATTGACATGTGCCTCTAGTTGTATTTGGGTGTAGTATGCATGTGTATCTTTCAAATGACCTTTGCTATCTAGACAAAAATCAGGATCACTTTTAGCTGCTTCCATTGGTAGTATATCTTTATGTTTAAAAGCGCATTTTATTTCAACAACTCTTGGGGGGCAGCATTTGCATGTTGCAATTTTATCAGCTGATGCTCCCAAATATGGCCTGTCAAGATCTATAACAAAGCCAGACAACCCGCATTCAAAATTATCATGAGttagtttttttctcttgtatatATCTCAGTCGGGCCTTCTCCTCATTGTCAATACCCCATCGAATCGGTTTCATTTTAGAGAGATCATAGGCTTTGTAGCCCATAATTGATTTCAGTAAGTTGTTAGGAGGTGTACTCTCTTTCCTCTTTAGTACACTGTGTGCTTTGCTTGCTGTGATTCTTCCTTTGCGCTGCTCCAACCATAGGGGGCAGATTGACTGATTCCTGGTAACTTTCTCCAACTCTTTGCATTGCTCTGGAGTGACTTGCAATTCTTTAGCAAGCTGGCTGCATTTTTCCTTTAGCTGATGTTTGGTAAGTGTAGCATATTCATCTGAGAGTGGCTGAGGTAGGTTACTCTCATCTTCATCTTCCAATGCACTGTCTGTCTCCTCGGGGTCAAGTTTGGGAATTAAACTGAAGAAAGCTGCTCTTGGACATACTTCCTTTAGGCTTTATAACGCAGACAGCTCAGGAAGGGGTGGTGAAGGGGTGTAAGAGACTGAAGGTACATCTCCTTTCCTATTCCTCTTAACAAGGTCGGTAAATTCAGCAACTGATCTGGGATTTATCTGATTGAAACATTGGAAAAGATGATAAATAAgcataatgaaaataaattatctCAACGTCATAGAcaattttcgaattctcacggctggactggatctagcatgaaatggaggctaatgctgggaaatattttctaatgcaaattaatttgcccgcattagcctccatttcatgctagatccagtccaaccgttagaatacgaaactggcctattgccATACACACACTTATTAGTACCTACAAGAACATTTTGTATGACAAGCAACGAACTAACCTTTTCTCTGAACGTTTTGTTCCACTTGCATGCTTCACCAGTGCTGGAAGTCTGGTAAGACCTACCTTTACAGCAACTTCTATTTTAAAAAGGATAGCGGCGACATGACTACAAACCTCTCCAAGCAGGCGATCGAGAGAAAGGAAATAAACTTTTTTCGTAGAATGCCCCTTGCCTGTCTCGCTTTTTATTCACATCCTTTTATTAACTGAACAGTGAGTATTAGAAATCGGAAAGGGtactgaaagggtactgcagcagcaattaagaggcaatagattgCATATTAATGCTTGAATATTAAGAGTGcctctcaacaattttcacccaagactgtgcaagataaaaaaatcgaaaattgccaaactttgtcacaataaaggcCTAcgaaaaccatttttagaaaaatatgttttagtttgtttcgataattattttacctggacggcgactttttcggtatccggccttgtgagcgagtgaaaacgcttgtttgaatcgctatttttgaaataacgaataagtaacttgaaaatcaaaacaacatggcacagccAGAATAATTCATTTaccctttagcgctgttaacagtacaatataccaaaactggaattttgaccaaattttaaaacttaaccttttttagattgattacagcacaggctccccaagctgaaaatacgtggtgtatgcgacagtttgtgtatctagagaattgtatgggaaaatcaccaatcgtaaaaaaattgtgtaaataactatctcattggaaataaagttttcctacctcaaatgtgtgacgaacttgtctcttgtgccgagtttagagccattctgacgccgtttagtgaagttatcccgAAGGCCGTTACttaaataataggaaggccgaccactccatccatcgctggccagacctcactccgcaaatcgttttctccccaacaggaaaagtcccgaatcgcaataaaaacaacagttccataaagcccaataaatttcactccaaacaCGTGTGTTTCGgtggccgaaaga from Montipora capricornis isolate CH-2021 chromosome 2, ASM3666992v2, whole genome shotgun sequence includes the following:
- the LOC138034642 gene encoding uncharacterized protein, whose product is MQVEQNVQRKAFFSLIPKLDPEETDSALEDEDESNLPQPLSDEYATLTKHQLKEKCSQLAKELQVTPEQCKELEKVTRNQSICPLWLEQRKGRITASKAHSVLKRKESTPPNNLLKSIMGYKAYDLSKMKPIRWEIPTRKMEISEMGDESSEQDEEHLYCICNQPEYGKMIACDNPTFDIVWFHYACVHIRRKLKGKWYCPHCEDED